TCTACCAAGGAAAGATAGCAGTTACTAAGATGGCTTGTTATCACAGGTCTGATACGCTCCCACATCATCTCACAGATGCGCACCTGattcttgaagtcaggtaatccACACGATGACCAGCAATGCTACCTTGCTCACATACCTCCCTGTGTTGCATATTCCACACCTTTATCATGACTGCTGTCTGAAAAGGGCACATGTCCAGCTTTATAATCAGAGACAATGCCATTAataatttcaaagagaaaaatcttttgaATTGGCTCTACTAATCCTAAAATCATTAAAACGTCATTGTTCTTAAGGAAAATGGTCTCAGATCTGTCCTCAGTTGCTCTACTCATAAATGACCAAGTAAGTCTGAATTCACATCTCCACTTGGAACGTTTCTTGGTATGTATTCAGAACACCCGTGAAGTCACCAACCTAGGGGTGACTTTAAGGGTGGGGTATGTGCATGTGCGGAGAAGAGATTTGTCCATAGAACTTCTGTTTAGAATGCATTTATAAATTGTGGTCTAGGGTGCCCCAAATCTTACTATTAGTGCTATATGATGAGAGCATTGACAACAAAATGGGTTTTCGTGGACTGGCATGGGAGTTAGGCTCTCACTTTTACTTTACATGggtgaggcacagtggctcatacctatagtcccagtgctttgggaggccaagacaggaggctcacttgagcccaggagcttgaaaccagtttgggctacaaagcaagatcgcatctctacgaaaaaattaaacattagctgggcatagtgacacacctctagtcccagctactcaggatgctgaagcaagaggatcgcttgagcccagggcgttgagactgcagtgagcagtgattagtccacttcactgcagcctgggcaacagagcaagaccgtgtctaagaacaaacaaacaaaaacaaaaacaaaaaaaccataatCATGTAACATAAACATGTAACAGGAGCGTCATCTGGCCCTCTGACAATAGCATGTACTGTGTTCTGCAATAGTTTAGAACTTACGTAAATATAGGCCTTTCTCAAACAACCAAGTGTTATTTTCTGAGTATGTATAGTGGAGAAGATATAGGCATTACAAGGCATGTTTACCTTTTTAATAAGCAGttcaattgtttttcttattcacGTAATTCAGGATCAACAGTAACTTCATCTAATGTGCCATCGGAGCAGTCACACATTGAATGAAAGTGATGGCCACCACAAAATCCTTTTTCTCCTGAACTCTCCATAAAGTCTCCTTTCTTTGCACATCTTTGTGCTAAAATAATTAGCTACTTGTAGAGACAGTACACATAGCAACACTATACATTCACATACTTTTCCCCACATCTGTTATCTTATTTAAGCGCAACTTATTTGGAATCAGAATTGAATTCAAATTGTGACTATGGCAGTAAGTAACTATGACCTCGAGGAAGTCACTTAAGCTCTCTGgatttcagttttctcacttgtacGATgagattaataataaaaattatggctAGGCAAggtggctatgcctgtaatcctagtactttgggaggccgaggaaggtggattgcttgagctcaggagtttgagaccagcctgggcaacatggtgaaacctcatctctatcaaaatacaaaaattagctggatgtggtaatgcacgcctgtggtcccagctacttgggaggctgaggtggaaggatcacctgagcgaGGGAAGTTGAaactgtagtgagctgtgatcatgtttctgcactccagcctgggtgacagagcttgaCTCTatctcggggggggggggggggggtgtggggAAATTACCTCACTGGATAGTATGGATTAAATGAGCTAGTATTTGCAAATTTCCTTGCACAAAGAGtatgcattcaataaatggtagattAATCTCTAATAATTGTCCCAAGCTTTGTAAGTCTACCAGACAGTTTTAATTATCCCTGCCTGCATAGATGAGTTTAAGTGACTTATCTAGGGTTAAACAATTCACTAATGGCAGCACTAGTGCTTCTGATTCCAGGGCCCCACCCCAGCCCATCACCCCCAGTCAACTTTATAGACTTTTATAGAATGAGATGCTGTGTCGAGCACAAGAAGAGAATTCTCCTTGGTGAAGGTAAGAGCCACAGGATGGGAAAGACCATGAGTGACCATGGGCTTCAGTACTGGAAACTCCTCAGGTTTTCCTAAGCAAAAGATAGCGGGACCAGAGGTATCTGCAACAATTACATTTCCCTGGTGATCAAAGGTCACAGCGGAGGCAGTTATTCTGGAGGGAAAGTAGAGGCTCAACCCAAAGGTATCCACCTGGCCGACAAGTTGCATACTTGAGCTAAACACTTTCACCCTGGTGCTGCAAACCCCAGTCCCCAGGGCCAGGGGGTGCTCCAGGACTGCAATGGCCCCCGTGAGCCAAGACACTGCCACCCCTCGGGGACTGCACAAATGAGCTTGCAACATTTCAGTTCTCCGAAGGACCCCTTCTGCGAAGTCGACGTCCAGGAGGTGCAGGGACCCTGCCTCCGCGTCAGTTACCACAATCCCATTCTGAGGGGTGGTCTCCACACCCCAAGGTAAGGAGAATTGGCCTCCAATGACAAGCTTGCTCTGgccaaaaaaatcaaacactttGATGGAGCGATCGCCGGCGTCAGTGACAACCACATGGCAGTCGTTGGTGATGGTGACATCCACAGGATACCTAATGTCTTGGGCAGCGTCCCCCTTCTCTCCAAACTGATGCGCGCATCCTCCCCCAGAGTCAAAAATCTTGACACGCCTCCTGCCGTCGTGCACCACCACGACCCGCCCCGTCTTAGGACAAAGCGCCAGTCCGGTGGGGTTGACCAGGGTCCCCCAGCCGCCaaaggtatggtggcaggtgagggCTCCGGGGGCGCTGGGGGCGGCGCGGTGGGCGGCCGGGGACTGGCGAAGcgctgagcccaggagctctatGAGGTGCAGCACCGGCAGGCAGTCGCTGGTGTCGCAGCCCCGGCAGGCTCGCCTGCAGAATGGGCACTCGAGGGCCAGCGTGCGCGGGTGCGCCAGGGCGGCCACGCAGGCCAGGCAGACCACGTGGCCGCAGGACAGGTTGCGCGGGCGCCGCTGCTGCCGGTGGCCAAACTTCTCAAAGCACACCTTGCACTCCAGCAGGCTGATCTCCGCCTCGCGCATGAGCTCCTGCAGCGCCCGCTCGCTCTCCGAGGCTTCGGCCGCCATGGCGGGTCCTGTGCACTCCCGCCGCGCCGCCCGGCCGTGCCCCAGAGACGCTCTTGGTCACGGTCACAGTCACGGTCACTGGGTGGGACGTGCGCCCTGACGTCAAGCGCCGCGGGCCTCTGCACTGCGATCTGCTGCCCCTTGGTGGGCATGCGCGGCACTGTTTCTTGAGGGCCTGGTCGTGGACGTTTGCAAGACAAATCCACATGCGCATTGTGTAGACCTGTAATCGTCACATCACTCATGGATGGATTGTGTAcactttcagatgaggaaacacaCCTGTTGAGGACAACAGGATTGCTCCCTGTTACCCAGCCTGTAAGTGGCAAAACAAGAACCAGAACCCAGTCTTCCAGCCCGGGCGCCTAGCAGTGTCTCCAATCCACAGCGTTGGGTGCTAGGGCTGTCCAGGCATCAAACATGGTCCCCTAGCTCATGATGCTTATGATCTGAACCAGAAAACACGAACACACGGGAGAAGACAAACTCCAAGGGAGGTGAGGCAGATGTGTATAtttcttttgtgtcttctttcaCACTCGTAGTTAAGTCAATGAATACATACTTGTAAAATGAATTCGTGCATGAATGAAAGAATGttatggaacaacaacaaaaaaatcaactagGTGAATGAGTGTCAGATGGGGGAACCACGCTGGAAGTGTCTTGCAGAGTAATTAATATGAAATAAGAAAGCTGTTAGTTAATAATAATCAccatagaactttttttttttttttttttttaaagaccaagtctgactccgtcactcaggctggagtgcaggggcacgatcacagctcactgcagcctccatctcccaggctcaagcaatcctcccacttcagtagctgggactataggcatgcaccaccacactagggtaatttttaaaatttttttgtagagaggaggtctctcTGTgtttgcctaggctgatcttgaacttgtgAAAATTGTTCACAATCCTCCccaccccttggcctcccaaagtgctggtgtgagtcactgtgcccagcctatagaATTCACATATGCCTGCCCTGTcgtgttaggttggtgcaaaagtattcGCAGTGTTTGCCatcacttttaatggcaaaaatcgtgattacttttgcagcaacttaATAAATAGTTTACATAGATTATCTTGTTTAAACCTCATAGCAATCCTACAagaatatgttatttttatcatctttttttctcatagagtTCATATAAATCAAATATCTTGCCTAGGGTCACATGGCTAGGAAGTGGCTGGCCTGGAATTTGAAGCCAGGCAGTTTGACTTCAGAGTTACCTATTTTAGTCATTTTCAAACTTCTTTGCACATAGTAAACCCCTGGGTCACACCCGAAAAGTTTAATTGGCCCATGGTGTGGTCTGGACAGCTGGGATTTATAAAAGCTCTTCAGGTGATTATAATGGACAGCCAAGTTTGAGAACCGCTGCATTATAATAATTCCTTCAAATGGCACTAAATTCAGTTTTTCCAATCTCAGTGAAGACCAAAAGCAAAGAGAATTTGCCATATGTTGGAAAAGCTTCAAACAATCTGTGTGAAGAATCCATTGTGGTATTAtaaatctctcatttttctttttcttttcttttttttttttttgagatggagtcttgctctgtcaccaggctggctggagtgcagtggtgcgatctcagctcactgcaacctctgcctcctgggttcaggcaattctcccgcctcagcctaccgagtagctgggattaaaggcacccaccaccacctccggctaagttttgtatttttagtagcaatgaggtttcaccatgttggccaggctggtcttgaaattctgacctcaggtgatgcacccgtgtcagcctcccaaagtgctaggattataggcatgagccaccgtgcctggccctgatcTCTTATTTTAAGGGGTTCTTCCCCAAATGTCTTATGTGAACACTGTGCTTAACAAAACCTTATATCAGAGAATTTCTGTTCCTTCAGAGATCATAATCATGATCGTTCACCTTCTGATTTGCTAGATTTATGAGAAAACACAGCATTTTATACCCTGTTAAGGCCCCTGGAAAGAGTTTTAATGTAAGACAAGAAAGAACGTTTGCTAATGAAATGTCATCTGACCCAAAGATTGCGTACTGGGACACAATAACCAACTTAATACTCTAATTTCTGACTACATTTCCATCCCAAATAAACAACCAACTAAAATCACATTATTTATGCAATTACACCGTTGCATAATTGattaataacagaaatgtattgaatCTCACTGTGACATTTGGCATTTCCTATGACTGTCATTTCCTCCTCCATGGCTGGGACTCCATGGATTTCCTCTGTGCTTCCCTCCGATATTCCTTCTATAGAGGGTCCTGGACTAGCATGCCCATCTTTTCCTGCTTCCGCCTAGAACAAGCCCTGAGAGTTGTGGGCGCAAAGAGCTTGAAGAGCAGAATGTCTAGTTTCCAAACTGGTCAGTGGCTGCCCCATGGAAAAGTACCATACTGTAGTGGAAGGAGAGTGGGGACCCAACTCAGGATAGTTCCAGCAGAGAAGAGAGCACAGGGGGAGCATGAGGTAGGGGGAGTCAGTGCTTAGGCAGGTGGGCTCCTGGCTGTGCAGGTGGGGCAAATGTGCCAGATACATGGAGTTTAGAAGGAATCCGAGAACAAGTTTAATGATCCAATTACAACTCAGACTACCCGACAATGATGTAAGAGAAAGGAGGATGAACAAGCCACATAGAATGGGTTTTGCTTCCAGCCTTGCCCTCCTCCCAGGGGCATCTCTGACCACCACTCTAAATGTTAAGCTCCATGATCTTGGCATCTCGGGGTGAGGGATGTGGTGGCAAGAGGAAGAACGgctgttttgaattttttgagtAAGTCCATACAAAAATGAGTGGAGATGTATGTTTGGAAATGGGGATCTAGAGATGTGAGTGCATCTTAAGTTCAATGCAACTGAGTGTTCCTCAGGGTGCCACCCTTGGTCTTTTTCTCTTAGCTTCCTGTTTCCCTGAGCAACACCATCTTCACTTCCTCATGGTTTAAATAACCACTTAAAAGCTGACAGCCTATACCCCTAAGACAGCCGTACCATGCTATATAGTAAAGTTCAGTGTTCAGCCCCTACCCCTACAACCTGTGATGTCTGAGAACAGGACTATCTTCAGTAGTCAATAAACCTTTATCTGCTAGCACACCCAACAGTACTTAAATTGCTGAATGAATGCTGACTCTAATAACAGGAGAAAGACTAAATAATAATGGTACTGCCACATTACAACATTATACAGCTATTTAAAAATCTTgcttttgggctgggtgcggtggctcacacctgtaatcccagcactttgggaggccgaggctggcagatcacgaggtcaggaaattgagaccatcctggctagcagggtgaaactctgtctctactaaaaaatacaaaaaattagccaggcatggtggtggattcctgtagtcccagctacttgggaggctgaggcaggagaatggcgtgaacccaggaggcagagcttgcagtgagccaagctcgtgccactgcactccagcctgggcgacacagcgagactccatctcaaaaaaaaaaaaaattgcttttgaaaaatatttagtgatGCTGTTACCAGTAGAGGATCTTGACTacaagttgtccaggttcttggctttttcaacaaagaattggacaaactGAAGCAacgaaagcagagatttattgaaaatgagggTGGGACCTGGCTAAGCAGTGGCTCAAGGGCCCTGGTTACAGAATCTTCTGGGGTCCAAATACTGGCTAGAGGTTTCCCATTAGCCACTTGGTATTCATCCCATGCAAATAAAGTAGTGGCCCGccatcagtctgattggttgcttttGCTTTCTGCAACCAGacgctgaagtgaagttacaaaagTTACACTCCCATGCAAacgtctgattggttgcagacaTTTCTGCCACTCGGAAAAGGcggggaggtggggggtggggggtgggggggtgttaCAAAGGGAGTAGcttctggtccttttgttactcaGGCATGGAAAGTTgaggttttcctttcaatttagttctaggaagtcagcaaCAATCAGCCTTAGGTTCcttgcctccagaccctattctcctgcctcaatacAGGGAAGGGCgaataaaatagaaaggaagaTAGTGGAGATGCAATGCTGTATCATAATATAATCACAACCTTGTgaaaacatacacatgtatgagCAGaccaaaaagataagaaaatacatCACCATCATAGCAGTAATTATCTCCAGTGACAGGACttgattgcttttttctttttaaacttcccAAATTTTCAATGCATAAAGGattatttgtcttatttaaatataaataacttaatattttatggtatatttcatttctaaatatcTGCCTTGATTATCCTCCTGTTGTTGAAAGTTAACACCAAtagtgaaataaatttctattaataCCCACTGGTTTAGGAATCACAGATTTTCAGACATATTTTCAGCCCACAAATTACAGCTACACATAATTAATAAATCTGGGACATGGCTATTTTCTGCAAATCAGAATGACTATGCTTAAGGCACATAAATAGAATTCTATCCGATTCCCATTAACTCAGCCACTGATCAGTTTGTCATATAATGTTTTATAAGGCAAAAAGCCATCACATAAGAAGTGATTGGAGTCAGAGCTGTGGGGATTAaagataattttgattttttttttgagacagagttttgctcttgttgcccaggctggagtacagtggcatgatctcagctcactgcaacctctgcctcccaggttcaagtgattctcctgcctcagcctcctgagtagctgggatgacaggcacatgccaccacgccctgctaatcattgtatttttagtagagatggggtttcaccatgttggccaggctggtctcaaacacctgacctcaagtgatccgcccaccttgacctcccaaagtgctgggattacaggcatgagccactgcacccagctgataattttgatttttaaatagcacTCAGTAGAAATCTTTCTCTGACTTTTCAGAAAGAGTAGGTGTAGGCTgagcagtactttgggaggctgaggtgggaggatcacttgaggccaggagttcgagatcatgctgggcaatatagtgagacctcgtctctattaaaaagaaaaaaaaaattagctgggtgtggtggcacatgcccgcagtcccatctactcaggaggctgcggcagaagGATTTCTTAAGCCTAGGAAaccgaggccgcagtgagctataatcacaccaccgtaccccagcctgggcgacagagtgagaccctgtctcaaaataaaaaataaaaatgagtaggtgcaacataaacatatacatgtatcCACAAACACACATTGAAATTGCTCCcttgta
This genomic window from Chlorocebus sabaeus isolate Y175 chromosome 17, mChlSab1.0.hap1, whole genome shotgun sequence contains:
- the NHLRC1 gene encoding E3 ubiquitin-protein ligase NHLRC1 — encoded protein: MAAEASESERALQELMREAEISLLECKVCFEKFGHRQQRRPRNLSCGHVVCLACVAALAHPRTLALECPFCRRACRGCDTSDCLPVLHLIELLGSALRQSPAAHRAAPSAPGALTCHHTFGGWGTLVNPTGLALCPKTGRVVVVHDGRRRVKIFDSGGGCAHQFGEKGDAAQDIRYPVDVTITNDCHVVVTDAGDRSIKVFDFFGQSKLVIGGQFSLPWGVETTPQNGIVVTDAEAGSLHLLDVDFAEGVLRRTEMLQAHLCSPRGVAVSWLTGAIAVLEHPLALGTGVCSTRVKVFSSSMQLVGQVDTFGLSLYFPSRITASAVTFDHQGNVIVADTSGPAIFCLGKPEEFPVLKPMVTHGLSHPVALTFTKENSLLVLDTASHSIKVYKVDWG